The Nonlabens spongiae genome contains a region encoding:
- a CDS encoding OmpA family protein, which yields MKNIFTLSLLCISGLLFAQEEMTMEMDSSASIPVTQKYNHWSIDLGAGVQKPTRPFTEGAFMNTPSLTQADLGIRYMINNKFGLNLDLGFNYMESDDDSDLEFQSNYYRATIEGVANLGEVFGFREWTNGVNLLFHTGFGFSGLRTQEPIDGEDTDWMMNFQAGLTPQVRLSDKWAVFGDLSAIGHVRQTITWDGLSLANENRGFNSLLVNASVGVTYYFGNKQQHADWYSENVMQKLSDLEMEMDKMISDLGDDDQDGVPNYLDRDNTTESGVRVDSKGRAIDQNQNGIPDDMESALKAQYASKTDVDNAMNDNSSTAGTTMKKLINSGYINVYFEFNSAKPTTYSLGAINTIITYMQENSSANATLTGYADELGNEQYNTELSERRAKMVRDVMVAAGIDESRLTLEAGGEDTSVDKSSGNARQLVRRVTFSVD from the coding sequence ATGAAAAATATCTTTACCCTAAGCCTTTTATGCATTTCAGGCTTATTATTTGCTCAAGAAGAAATGACTATGGAAATGGATTCTTCAGCTTCTATTCCAGTCACCCAGAAATACAACCATTGGTCAATTGACTTAGGTGCTGGGGTTCAAAAACCTACAAGACCCTTTACCGAAGGAGCCTTCATGAACACTCCATCACTCACTCAAGCAGATCTTGGCATTAGATATATGATCAACAATAAGTTCGGTCTTAATTTGGATTTGGGATTCAATTATATGGAGTCTGATGATGATAGTGATTTAGAATTTCAGAGTAATTATTATCGTGCAACCATTGAGGGTGTTGCCAATCTCGGTGAAGTCTTCGGGTTTAGAGAATGGACAAATGGTGTAAATTTATTATTTCACACAGGTTTTGGATTTTCTGGACTTAGAACTCAAGAGCCGATCGATGGAGAGGACACTGACTGGATGATGAATTTTCAAGCTGGTTTGACTCCTCAAGTTCGATTAAGCGATAAGTGGGCTGTATTTGGAGACCTTTCCGCAATTGGACACGTGAGACAAACCATTACCTGGGACGGCCTTTCTTTGGCCAATGAGAATAGAGGATTCAATTCTCTTTTAGTTAATGCCTCAGTAGGTGTGACTTATTATTTTGGGAATAAGCAACAGCATGCTGACTGGTATTCTGAAAATGTGATGCAAAAACTATCAGACCTTGAAATGGAAATGGATAAAATGATCTCCGATTTAGGTGATGACGATCAAGATGGAGTTCCAAACTATTTAGACCGTGACAACACAACCGAAAGTGGTGTAAGAGTAGACAGCAAAGGTCGCGCAATCGACCAAAATCAGAACGGTATTCCAGATGATATGGAAAGTGCTCTGAAAGCTCAATATGCGAGCAAGACTGATGTTGATAATGCCATGAATGATAATTCAAGTACTGCAGGTACTACTATGAAAAAGTTGATCAACAGTGGTTATATCAATGTTTATTTCGAGTTTAATAGTGCTAAACCTACAACCTACTCACTTGGTGCTATCAATACAATCATCACATACATGCAGGAAAATTCTAGCGCTAATGCGACTCTTACTGGATATGCTGATGAGTTAGGAAATGAGCAGTACAATACAGAGCTTTCTGAGCGTAGAGCTAAGATGGTTAGAGATGTAATGGTTGCAGCTGGAATCGATGAATCAAGATTGACTCTTGAAGCAGGTGGAGAAGATACTTCAGTTGATAAATCAAGTGGTAATGCAAGACAACTTGTACGACGTGTGACATTTAGCGTAGACTAA
- a CDS encoding aminotransferase class I/II-fold pyridoxal phosphate-dependent enzyme, with amino-acid sequence MKDLFDKIYKDKGPLGKWASVAEGYFVFPKLEGPIANRMKFQGKEVITWSVNDYLGLANHPEVRKVDAEAAAEYGSAYPMGARMMSGHTDMHEQLQTELAEFVQKEAAYLLNFGYQGMVSTVDALVSKDDVIVYDVDAHACIIDGVRLHHGKRFTYKHNDIESIEKNLQRATKIAEQTGGGILVISEGVFGMRGEQGRLKEIVALKEKYNFRLFVDDAHGFGTLGATGAGAGEEQGVQDQIDVYFATFAKSLASTGAFIAADQEIIDYLKYNLRSQMFAKSLQMQLVKGALKRLDMLRNMPELKEKLWENVNALQNGLKQRGFDIGTTQSCVTPVYLKGSIPEAMALVKDLRENFGVFCSIVVYPVIPKGLILLRLIPTATHTMDDINETLEAFEGIRERLQSGVYKRLSAGVEAAMA; translated from the coding sequence ATGAAAGATTTATTTGACAAGATATATAAAGACAAGGGGCCGCTCGGTAAATGGGCAAGTGTAGCAGAAGGATATTTTGTTTTTCCCAAACTCGAGGGACCTATTGCCAACAGAATGAAATTTCAAGGCAAGGAAGTTATTACCTGGAGTGTAAATGACTACTTAGGCCTAGCAAATCATCCAGAAGTTAGAAAAGTAGATGCAGAGGCTGCTGCTGAATATGGCAGTGCTTACCCAATGGGAGCACGTATGATGAGTGGTCATACTGACATGCATGAACAACTTCAAACTGAGCTAGCAGAATTTGTGCAAAAGGAAGCAGCTTATCTTTTGAATTTTGGGTATCAGGGAATGGTATCAACGGTAGACGCTCTTGTTTCTAAAGATGATGTCATCGTGTATGATGTCGATGCTCATGCCTGTATTATTGATGGAGTTAGATTGCATCATGGTAAACGCTTTACTTATAAGCATAACGATATTGAAAGTATCGAAAAAAATCTTCAAAGAGCCACTAAAATAGCTGAGCAAACCGGCGGTGGAATTTTAGTGATTTCAGAAGGTGTTTTTGGGATGAGAGGAGAGCAGGGAAGGCTTAAAGAGATTGTTGCTCTCAAGGAAAAATATAACTTTAGATTATTTGTTGATGACGCACACGGTTTTGGAACACTGGGCGCAACAGGAGCCGGAGCTGGTGAGGAGCAAGGAGTACAAGATCAAATAGACGTGTATTTTGCCACTTTTGCGAAGTCTCTTGCCAGTACAGGGGCGTTCATCGCTGCAGATCAAGAGATCATTGATTATCTAAAATACAATCTGCGTTCACAAATGTTTGCGAAATCGCTTCAAATGCAACTGGTAAAGGGTGCTTTGAAGAGACTGGATATGTTGAGAAACATGCCAGAATTGAAAGAAAAGCTTTGGGAGAATGTAAACGCACTTCAAAACGGTTTGAAACAGCGAGGTTTTGATATAGGTACAACCCAAAGTTGCGTAACTCCTGTTTATTTAAAGGGAAGTATTCCTGAGGCTATGGCTTTGGTTAAAGATCTTCGTGAGAATTTTGGAGTATTTTGTTCCATCGTTGTTTATCCAGTAATCCCTAAAGGGTTGATCTTACTAAGATTAATACCTACAGCAACCCATACGATGGACGATATTAATGAAACACTTGAAGCTTTTGAAGGTATCAGAGAGCGACTTCAAAGTGGTGTCTATAAGAGACTAAGTGCAGGTGTAGAAGCAGCTATGGCTTAG
- a CDS encoding PLP-dependent cysteine synthase family protein, with protein sequence MNGEIKAYNSVLELIGETPLIKLSETVAGFPGDFYAKVEAFNPGHSSKDRIALHIIEEAERKGILKPGDTIIETTSGNTGFSIAMVSRIKGYECILAVSSKSSADKIDMLKSMGAKVYVCPAHVSADDPRSYYQVAKRMHEEIKNSIYINQYFNELNIEAHYLTTGPEIWRQTAGQITHLVACSGTGGTISGTARFLKEQNPAIKILGVDAYGSVLQKYHETQEFDKNEIYPYRIEGLGKNLIPTATDFEAIDSFTKVKDEDAAHMARFISRTEGLFVGYTSGAALQATKQLAAKGAFDENSKVVVIFPDHGSRYMSKIYNEKWMDEQGFNDAKSLSETQHIEYIK encoded by the coding sequence ATGAACGGTGAAATCAAAGCGTACAATAGTGTTCTAGAGCTCATAGGTGAAACTCCACTTATTAAACTTTCAGAAACGGTTGCCGGTTTTCCAGGTGATTTTTACGCAAAAGTAGAAGCTTTCAATCCAGGACACTCTTCTAAAGACAGAATTGCTCTTCATATCATTGAGGAAGCTGAACGTAAAGGTATTTTAAAGCCTGGAGATACGATCATCGAAACAACGTCTGGAAACACGGGTTTCAGTATCGCAATGGTGAGCCGTATCAAAGGTTATGAGTGCATTCTTGCTGTGAGCTCTAAATCCAGTGCTGATAAAATAGATATGCTCAAATCCATGGGAGCTAAGGTCTATGTATGTCCGGCTCACGTGAGTGCAGATGACCCACGCAGTTACTATCAAGTGGCTAAGCGCATGCATGAGGAGATCAAGAACAGCATCTATATCAATCAGTATTTTAATGAACTTAACATAGAAGCTCATTATCTGACTACGGGTCCTGAAATATGGAGACAGACCGCTGGTCAGATTACTCACCTCGTTGCCTGTAGCGGTACGGGAGGTACGATTTCTGGTACGGCACGTTTCTTAAAAGAGCAAAATCCTGCTATAAAGATTCTAGGAGTGGACGCTTATGGTAGCGTGTTGCAAAAATACCACGAGACTCAAGAGTTTGATAAAAATGAGATTTATCCCTATCGCATTGAGGGATTGGGAAAAAATCTTATTCCTACGGCTACTGATTTTGAAGCCATCGATTCGTTTACCAAAGTAAAAGATGAAGATGCTGCCCATATGGCTCGTTTCATTTCTAGAACTGAAGGACTTTTTGTAGGCTATACAAGTGGTGCTGCTTTACAAGCTACTAAGCAACTCGCTGCTAAAGGTGCATTTGATGAAAACTCTAAAGTTGTTGTGATTTTTCCAGATCATGGTTCACGATACATGAGCAAGATCTACAACGAGAAGTGGATGGATGAGCAAGGTTTTAATGATGCTAAATCACTTTCAGAGACGCAACATATTGAGTACATCAAGTAA
- a CDS encoding S9 family peptidase: protein MSIKPPVAKKIPFIHDKHGHQRVDNYQWMAERDAPEVIDYLNQENAYYEQMTADTNDLKEMLFEEIKGRIKEDDESVPYLLNGYWYFSKMKIGESYPYFYRRKDGTDDVELLFNVNKMAKGHDYYKLTSLNVSPDNRLVTYGVDTVGRREYTIHVKNLETDEISQNEIALTTGSAVWANDNKTLFFTRKDPQTLRANQIFKYRLGDDPKTAELIFEEAEETFNCYVYKTMSQRYIMIKSSSTLSDEVRFINADQPQEDFQIIQVRQPEMEYSISHYEDKFYIMTNKDGAYNFKVMTTPVTMPGMENWEDLIPHDPKVLLEDIDIFRKFLVISDRFNGLNRIRIRAWDGTVDYFLPFSSETYTAYTNANFNYDTTKLRYTYNSLTTPPSIVEFDMETREEVILKMQPIEDPDFSPENYESERIWATADDGEKIPISLVYKKGMEKNGENPVLIYGYGSYGSTIDPYFSLSRLSLLDRGFVFAIAHVRGGEYLGREWYENGKMFSKRNTFTDFIACSKYLIEQRYTSAKQLYASGGSAGGLLMGAIMNMAPQLYNGILSAVPFVDVVTTMLDDSIPLTTGEYDEWGNPNLKESYDYMLSYSPYDQVKKQAYPNVFVTTGYHDSQVQYWEPAKWVAKLRESNTGEGMILFKTDMDSGHSGASGRYDAIKEVALDFAFLLSLEKKFD, encoded by the coding sequence ATGTCCATTAAACCTCCAGTAGCCAAAAAGATACCCTTTATTCACGATAAACACGGGCACCAGCGTGTGGATAACTATCAATGGATGGCTGAACGGGATGCGCCAGAGGTTATTGACTACTTGAATCAGGAGAATGCTTATTACGAGCAAATGACTGCTGATACAAACGATCTCAAAGAAATGCTGTTTGAAGAAATCAAAGGGCGTATCAAAGAAGATGATGAGTCGGTACCTTATTTACTAAATGGATACTGGTATTTCAGCAAGATGAAAATAGGAGAGAGCTATCCCTATTTCTACAGAAGAAAGGACGGGACAGATGATGTGGAACTCTTGTTCAACGTTAATAAAATGGCGAAAGGCCACGATTACTACAAGCTCACCTCGCTCAATGTCTCGCCAGACAATAGGCTTGTTACTTACGGAGTGGATACCGTGGGTAGAAGGGAGTACACCATTCACGTCAAAAATCTTGAGACTGACGAGATTTCTCAGAATGAAATAGCTCTAACCACAGGATCAGCAGTATGGGCAAATGATAATAAAACTTTGTTCTTTACGCGCAAAGATCCACAGACACTTCGTGCTAATCAAATCTTTAAATACAGACTGGGAGATGATCCTAAAACTGCTGAATTGATATTTGAAGAGGCTGAGGAGACTTTTAATTGTTACGTGTACAAAACCATGTCGCAACGGTATATCATGATCAAGTCTTCATCTACACTATCTGACGAAGTTAGATTTATCAATGCCGATCAGCCTCAAGAAGACTTCCAGATTATCCAAGTGCGACAGCCAGAAATGGAATACAGCATATCGCATTATGAGGATAAGTTCTACATAATGACGAACAAGGATGGAGCTTACAATTTTAAGGTAATGACCACACCCGTAACCATGCCTGGCATGGAAAATTGGGAGGATTTGATTCCACATGATCCTAAGGTTTTGCTTGAAGATATTGACATTTTTAGAAAATTTCTAGTGATTTCAGACCGTTTTAATGGGTTGAACCGCATTAGAATCAGGGCTTGGGATGGAACGGTAGATTATTTCCTGCCTTTTTCAAGTGAAACGTATACGGCATACACAAATGCCAATTTTAATTACGACACCACAAAGTTGAGGTATACCTATAATTCTCTCACAACTCCTCCTTCAATTGTAGAATTTGACATGGAGACTCGTGAAGAGGTGATCCTCAAGATGCAGCCCATTGAAGACCCAGATTTCTCCCCAGAGAATTATGAATCTGAACGCATCTGGGCAACCGCTGATGATGGAGAAAAAATTCCGATCAGTCTCGTCTACAAAAAAGGAATGGAAAAAAATGGGGAGAATCCCGTGCTCATCTACGGTTATGGAAGTTATGGCTCAACCATAGATCCATATTTCTCACTTTCTAGATTGAGTTTGCTGGATCGAGGTTTTGTTTTTGCCATCGCTCATGTGAGAGGTGGAGAATATTTGGGGAGGGAATGGTATGAAAACGGTAAAATGTTTTCTAAGCGCAATACGTTTACAGATTTTATCGCATGCAGTAAATATTTGATTGAGCAGCGGTATACCAGTGCAAAGCAGCTATACGCATCAGGTGGTTCAGCTGGAGGTTTGCTCATGGGTGCTATTATGAATATGGCTCCGCAATTATATAATGGTATTTTGAGTGCTGTGCCTTTTGTGGACGTAGTTACTACCATGCTAGATGATTCCATACCGCTTACCACAGGTGAGTATGACGAGTGGGGGAATCCTAACTTGAAGGAAAGTTATGATTATATGTTGAGCTACTCTCCCTATGATCAGGTTAAAAAGCAAGCTTATCCTAACGTTTTTGTGACCACGGGTTATCATGACAGTCAAGTTCAATATTGGGAACCCGCAAAATGGGTGGCTAAGTTGAGAGAGTCTAACACGGGAGAGGGTATGATATTATTCAAAACTGATATGGATAGCGGTCATAGTGGTGCATCAGGTAGATATGATGCTATTAAAGAAGTAGCGCTTGATTTTGCCTTCCTGCTGTCACTAGAGAAAAAATTCGATTAG
- a CDS encoding YbaB/EbfC family nucleoid-associated protein — protein sequence MFGDMMGMMGKLKETQEKVEATKARMDTVMVAEESSDSLLKTTVTASRKIKTIEIADELLEDKEQLEDYLILTLNKALKKAGEVYDHEVAAAAKDGMPNIPGLEMFK from the coding sequence ATGTTTGGAGATATGATGGGAATGATGGGTAAACTCAAGGAAACCCAAGAGAAAGTTGAAGCTACAAAAGCTCGCATGGATACGGTAATGGTCGCTGAAGAGTCTAGCGATTCCTTGTTAAAAACCACGGTGACCGCCAGCAGAAAAATCAAAACCATCGAGATCGCAGATGAGCTTCTAGAAGACAAGGAACAACTGGAAGATTACCTGATCTTAACGCTCAACAAAGCTCTAAAAAAAGCTGGTGAGGTTTACGATCATGAGGTCGCAGCCGCGGCAAAGGATGGTATGCCTAACATTCCAGGGCTTGAAATGTTTAAATAG
- a CDS encoding threonine aldolase family protein produces MIDLRSDTVTKPTPEMLHAMMNAEVGDDVYKEDPTVNELERRVAELFGTDEALFFPTGSMANQAAIKMHTQPGEQLICDKYAHVYNYEGGGVSFNSGVSCKLLDGDRGMITAAQVEEAINPPDFYHSPLTTLVCVENTTNKGGGACYEMSTFHEIKEVCEKHDLGYHLDGARLFNAIVAKNQDPKEYGTLFDTISICFSKGLGIPLGTVLTGKSELMKKAMRVRKVLGGGMRQVGFIAAAGIYALDHHIDRLAEDHKRAIELGNYLSQLSYVKKVEPVETNIVIFKVNDEQAVMNYCDKNDLIISNMGQGKLRLVTHLDYTQELHEQALQLFKNFS; encoded by the coding sequence ATGATAGATTTAAGAAGCGATACGGTAACCAAGCCGACTCCAGAAATGCTTCACGCGATGATGAATGCCGAGGTGGGTGATGACGTATACAAGGAAGACCCCACAGTAAATGAGCTGGAACGGCGGGTTGCAGAACTTTTTGGGACAGATGAAGCTTTGTTTTTTCCTACTGGGAGTATGGCAAATCAGGCAGCGATCAAGATGCACACGCAACCGGGTGAGCAACTCATTTGTGATAAATATGCACATGTATACAATTACGAAGGTGGTGGTGTTTCTTTTAATAGTGGTGTCTCTTGTAAATTACTAGACGGTGATCGTGGTATGATTACCGCGGCTCAGGTAGAGGAGGCGATCAACCCGCCTGATTTTTATCACAGCCCATTAACAACTCTAGTTTGTGTGGAGAACACAACAAATAAAGGCGGTGGCGCTTGTTATGAGATGTCTACTTTTCACGAGATTAAAGAAGTTTGTGAGAAACACGATTTGGGCTATCATCTGGATGGCGCGCGACTTTTTAATGCTATTGTTGCAAAAAATCAGGATCCCAAAGAATATGGTACCTTATTTGACACCATTTCAATTTGTTTTTCAAAAGGTCTGGGGATACCGCTGGGTACAGTTCTCACGGGTAAGTCTGAACTCATGAAAAAAGCCATGCGAGTGCGCAAAGTCTTGGGAGGCGGTATGCGACAAGTAGGTTTTATCGCAGCAGCAGGAATTTATGCACTCGATCACCACATCGATCGCCTTGCTGAGGATCATAAACGTGCTATAGAACTGGGCAATTATCTTTCTCAACTTTCTTACGTGAAAAAGGTAGAGCCGGTAGAAACCAATATCGTCATCTTTAAAGTTAACGATGAGCAGGCGGTCATGAATTACTGCGATAAAAATGATCTAATCATAAGTAACATGGGGCAGGGGAAATTGCGTTTGGTAACGCATCTCGATTATACTCAAGAGTTGCATGAGCAAGCTTTGCAGTTGTTCAAGAATTTTAGCTGA